TGCGCGAACCAGGCCACGCCGCCCTGGCTGGCGGTGCCGGCAAAGAAGCCCGCTGTGCCCTGAAAGAGCTGGATAAAGGCCCAGTAGCCCAGGTAGAGCCAGGCGGGCAGCCACAGGAGGAAAAAGGGCGGGATGAAGGTGAGCACCCGCTGGCGCGGAAAGAGCACGATATAGGCGCCCAGGACCGCGCTCACCGCGCCCGAGGCGCCGACCATGGGGACGGCCGAGCCCGCTTCGACGAGGCCGTGCAGGAGGGCGGCGACGGCGCCGCCGACGAGATAGAAGATGAGAAAGGGCCCGTGGCCGAAGCGGTCCTCGACGTTGTCGCCGAAGACCCAGAGAAAGACCATGTTGCCGGCGATGTGAGGGAGGTTGCCGTGCAGGAACATGGAAGAGACGAGGCGCCAGCCCTCGCCGGCGGGGTCGCTGAAGAAGAGCCGGGGGATAAAGCCGTAGTCGAAAAAGATGCGCTCGCCCCTGGGCAAGAGCCAGAAAAAAATCACCACGTTGAGGGCGACGAGAAGCCAGTGGACGTAGGCGGGG
The nucleotide sequence above comes from Deinococcota bacterium. Encoded proteins:
- a CDS encoding rhomboid family intramembrane serine protease: MFPLKDANPRHGPAYVHWLLVALNVVIFFWLLPRGERIFFDYGFIPRLFFSDPAGEGWRLVSSMFLHGNLPHIAGNMVFLWVFGDNVEDRFGHGPFLIFYLVGGAVAALLHGLVEAGSAVPMVGASGAVSAVLGAYIVLFPRQRVLTFIPPFFLLWLPAWLYLGYWAFIQLFQGTAGFFAGTASQGGVAWFAHIAGFAFGVLLARQLAKPLPSPPR